The following are encoded in a window of Dysidea avara chromosome 4, odDysAvar1.4, whole genome shotgun sequence genomic DNA:
- the LOC136254015 gene encoding caspase-7-like isoform X1 yields MDTRGFIRLRKPSYDKVDPNEIDNILTEHCRLWKGVGLKLGLEASVLNNIEADYRYLRKRFDKTLSAWMDLYQDKATWGVLELAITNSNRADLGIKPLSEMPATQAALPQAQQDGNSTYLEQNDAGATSPLAMPSLEISSIPSNPELVGDGNWPITAMRQLDELSDQISLLPPDVTDASGLPTYRMKAKPRGIGVIISNRIFTCDMPMRNGTDKDASALEKLFTYLGFYTNRYDNLKAADMEHKLKEVASLNHKDYDCLMVAILTHGKQGKLYGTDKTIPIAPLINLFDGNNCPMLIGKPKIFLIQACRGDDYDHGVNMIDGNDTTDSGTLPTMSDYILAYSTIPGSVSWRNSATGSWFIYTLVGVFKDNAHKEHLLDMLTEVNRRMTELRLGSGGYKQQPEPVTGLRKKLYFNPGKY; encoded by the exons ATGGACACCAGAGGTTTTATCAGACTTAGAAAGCCTT CTTATGATAAAGTTGATCCTAATGAAATTGATAATATTCTTACTGAGCACTGTAGACTGTGGAAAGGAGTTGGTCTCAAGTTAGGACTGGAAGCTTCTGTACTTAATAATATAGAAGCTGATTACCGTTATCTAAGGAAACGTTTTGATAAGACTCTGAGTGCTTGGATGGATCTGTATCAAGATAAGGCAACTTGGGGTGTCCTGGAACTAGCTATCACAAATTCAAATCGTGCTGATCTGGGGATTAAACCACTTTCAGAAA TGCCTGCTACCCAGGCTGCTTTACCACAAGCCCAGCAAGATGGGAACAGTACTTATTTGGAACAAAATGATG CTGGAGCTACCTCTCCATTAGCAATGCCTTCACTTGAGATCTCGAGTATTCCAAGTAATCCTGAACTGGTTGGTGATGGAAATTGGCCTATAACAGCCATGCGACAACTTGATGAACTGTCAGATCAGATATCACTTCTTCCACCAGATGTCACTGATGCCAGCGGTCTACCCACTTATAGAATGAAGGCTAAGCCTCGTGGGATTGGTGTCATCATCAGCAACCGTATTTTTACTTGTGACATGCCTATGAGAAATGGGACTGATAAAGACGCATCTGCTTTAGAGAAGTTATTCACTTATTTGGGATTCTATACTAATCGTTATGACAACTTGAAGGCTGCTGACATGGAGCATAAACTAAAAGAAGTAGCCAGTTTAAATCATAAAGATTATGACTGCTTGATGGTTGCTATTCTTACACATGGCAAACAAGGAAAGTTATATGGAACAGACAAAACTATTCCGATTGCTCCGCTaataaacctgtttgatggtaataATTGTCCTATGCTGATAGGAAAACCAAAGATATTCCTGATACAAGCTTGTAGGGGAGATGATTATGATCATGGTGTAAACATGATAGATGGAAATGATACAACAGATTCAG GAACCCTACCAACAATGTCTGACTATATACTAGCTTACTCCACAATTCCTGGCAGTGTGTCATGGCGTAACAGTGCAACTGGTTCATGGTTCATATACACCCTGGTTGGTGTATTCAAGGACAATGCCCACAAGGAACACTTACTAGACATGTTGACTGAGGTAAACAGGAGAATGACAGAATTAAGATTAGGCAGTGGTGGATATAAACAACAACCAGAGCCAGTTACTGGTCTACGAAAGAAGTTGTACTTTAATCCAGGAAAGTATTAA
- the LOC136254015 gene encoding caspase-7-like isoform X2, translated as MDLYQDKATWGVLELAITNSNRADLGIKPLSEMPATQAALPQAQQDGNSTYLEQNDAGATSPLAMPSLEISSIPSNPELVGDGNWPITAMRQLDELSDQISLLPPDVTDASGLPTYRMKAKPRGIGVIISNRIFTCDMPMRNGTDKDASALEKLFTYLGFYTNRYDNLKAADMEHKLKEVASLNHKDYDCLMVAILTHGKQGKLYGTDKTIPIAPLINLFDGNNCPMLIGKPKIFLIQACRGDDYDHGVNMIDGNDTTDSGTLPTMSDYILAYSTIPGSVSWRNSATGSWFIYTLVGVFKDNAHKEHLLDMLTEVNRRMTELRLGSGGYKQQPEPVTGLRKKLYFNPGKY; from the exons ATGGATCTGTATCAAGATAAGGCAACTTGGGGTGTCCTGGAACTAGCTATCACAAATTCAAATCGTGCTGATCTGGGGATTAAACCACTTTCAGAAA TGCCTGCTACCCAGGCTGCTTTACCACAAGCCCAGCAAGATGGGAACAGTACTTATTTGGAACAAAATGATG CTGGAGCTACCTCTCCATTAGCAATGCCTTCACTTGAGATCTCGAGTATTCCAAGTAATCCTGAACTGGTTGGTGATGGAAATTGGCCTATAACAGCCATGCGACAACTTGATGAACTGTCAGATCAGATATCACTTCTTCCACCAGATGTCACTGATGCCAGCGGTCTACCCACTTATAGAATGAAGGCTAAGCCTCGTGGGATTGGTGTCATCATCAGCAACCGTATTTTTACTTGTGACATGCCTATGAGAAATGGGACTGATAAAGACGCATCTGCTTTAGAGAAGTTATTCACTTATTTGGGATTCTATACTAATCGTTATGACAACTTGAAGGCTGCTGACATGGAGCATAAACTAAAAGAAGTAGCCAGTTTAAATCATAAAGATTATGACTGCTTGATGGTTGCTATTCTTACACATGGCAAACAAGGAAAGTTATATGGAACAGACAAAACTATTCCGATTGCTCCGCTaataaacctgtttgatggtaataATTGTCCTATGCTGATAGGAAAACCAAAGATATTCCTGATACAAGCTTGTAGGGGAGATGATTATGATCATGGTGTAAACATGATAGATGGAAATGATACAACAGATTCAG GAACCCTACCAACAATGTCTGACTATATACTAGCTTACTCCACAATTCCTGGCAGTGTGTCATGGCGTAACAGTGCAACTGGTTCATGGTTCATATACACCCTGGTTGGTGTATTCAAGGACAATGCCCACAAGGAACACTTACTAGACATGTTGACTGAGGTAAACAGGAGAATGACAGAATTAAGATTAGGCAGTGGTGGATATAAACAACAACCAGAGCCAGTTACTGGTCTACGAAAGAAGTTGTACTTTAATCCAGGAAAGTATTAA